A part of Terriglobus roseus genomic DNA contains:
- a CDS encoding FmdB family zinc ribbon protein encodes MPLYEYQCQNCGRTLEKRQKFSDPELTECPHCAGRLEKLLSAPAVQFKGGGWYADLYSSSKGAKKSGGDTSAAASSTSSSDSSSSSSSPASTSTPSTPSTSSSTTK; translated from the coding sequence ATGCCACTGTACGAATACCAATGCCAGAACTGCGGCCGCACGCTGGAAAAGCGGCAGAAGTTCTCTGATCCGGAATTAACGGAATGCCCGCACTGCGCGGGCAGATTGGAAAAGCTGTTGTCCGCACCCGCGGTGCAGTTCAAGGGCGGCGGCTGGTATGCCGACCTGTACTCGTCATCGAAGGGCGCGAAGAAATCCGGTGGAGATACAAGTGCTGCAGCAAGCAGCACCTCTTCGTCAGATTCTTCATCGTCGAGCAGCAGCCCTGCTTCCACTTCGACGCCCAGCACCCCATCTACCAGCAGCAGCACGACGAAGTAA
- a CDS encoding DUF6496 domain-containing protein, giving the protein MATKKASKKSATKKSPAKKTTAKKSSVKKAATKKSTVKKTASKKAPAKKAAKKTSAKKTTAKKAAKKSSTRKYSPAAGKQVEREMREMKKGTLKSGRSGKKVTSRKQAIAIGLSEARKAGKKVPPAPKKK; this is encoded by the coding sequence ATGGCAACGAAAAAGGCAAGCAAGAAATCCGCAACAAAGAAATCCCCCGCAAAGAAGACCACGGCAAAGAAATCATCCGTGAAGAAGGCCGCAACAAAGAAGTCCACGGTAAAGAAGACAGCAAGCAAGAAGGCCCCCGCGAAGAAGGCGGCAAAGAAAACTTCTGCAAAGAAGACAACGGCAAAGAAGGCCGCGAAGAAGAGCAGCACTCGCAAGTATTCACCCGCAGCCGGTAAGCAGGTGGAGCGAGAAATGCGCGAAATGAAGAAGGGAACTCTGAAGAGCGGTCGTAGTGGCAAGAAGGTCACCAGCCGCAAGCAGGCCATCGCCATCGGCCTCAGCGAAGCGCGCAAGGCAGGCAAGAAAGTTCCGCCCGCACCGAAGAAAAAGTAG
- the gatB gene encoding Asp-tRNA(Asn)/Glu-tRNA(Gln) amidotransferase subunit GatB, whose translation MSLVAGVSPEVLAKYQPVIGLEVHVQLLTQTKAFCGCINKYGGDPNTHVCPVCLGLPGALPVLNRQAVEFAVLASRALNLTINEESIFARKNYFYPDSPKGYQISQFDKPIAENGWLDVSDGKGGTRRIGITRLHMEEDAGKSIHDGFADSANRTYIDLNRCGTPLVEIVSEPDLRTPEEAYEYLTKLKEILLYTGVSDCNMEEGSLRCDANVSVMLKGAAEYGTKAEVKNVNSFRFIRDAIHYEIERQVEVVESGARVVQESRLYNSGEGRTYSMRSKEAAHDYRYFPEPDLPALIVDSAWKESILKNLPELPEAKRARLIAEYDLTVQDAATFASDRSFADTFEAAAKVSKSPKRVANLLLGELIGRLNAAGLELAQSPVSMKGIVQAADLLEEGKLSSKQLKGLFDISFEKNEDFATVYDREKPEQISDTGAIEKMIDEVIAANPKQVEQYKGGKTTVSAFFVGQVMRLSKGQANPALLNELVVKKLNEA comes from the coding sequence ATGTCGCTCGTTGCCGGTGTTTCTCCTGAGGTTCTCGCTAAGTACCAGCCCGTGATCGGGTTGGAGGTCCACGTACAGTTGTTGACGCAGACGAAAGCCTTCTGCGGCTGCATTAACAAGTACGGTGGCGACCCGAACACGCACGTTTGCCCAGTCTGCCTGGGACTGCCCGGCGCGCTGCCTGTGCTGAACCGGCAGGCGGTGGAGTTTGCCGTGCTGGCGTCGCGTGCGCTGAACCTCACCATCAATGAAGAGAGCATCTTCGCGCGCAAGAACTACTTCTATCCCGACTCGCCTAAGGGTTATCAGATTTCGCAGTTCGATAAGCCGATTGCAGAGAACGGATGGCTGGACGTCAGCGATGGCAAGGGCGGCACACGCCGCATCGGTATTACGCGCCTGCACATGGAAGAGGACGCGGGCAAGAGCATCCATGACGGATTCGCCGACAGCGCGAACCGTACTTATATTGATCTGAACCGCTGCGGCACGCCGTTGGTGGAGATCGTCAGCGAGCCGGATCTCCGCACGCCGGAAGAGGCCTACGAGTATCTGACCAAGCTGAAGGAAATCCTTCTGTACACGGGCGTCTCTGACTGCAACATGGAAGAAGGTTCGCTGCGTTGCGATGCCAACGTCTCCGTCATGCTGAAGGGCGCGGCCGAGTACGGCACCAAGGCCGAAGTGAAGAACGTCAATAGCTTCCGCTTCATCCGCGACGCCATCCATTACGAGATTGAGCGACAGGTGGAAGTGGTGGAGAGCGGCGCGCGTGTCGTGCAGGAATCGCGTCTGTATAACTCCGGCGAGGGCCGCACCTATTCCATGCGCAGCAAGGAAGCCGCGCATGACTACCGCTATTTCCCTGAGCCTGATCTTCCTGCGTTGATCGTGGATAGCGCATGGAAGGAATCCATCCTCAAGAACCTTCCGGAGCTTCCGGAAGCCAAGCGCGCACGCTTGATCGCGGAATACGACCTTACTGTGCAGGATGCGGCGACCTTCGCATCGGACCGCAGCTTTGCCGATACCTTTGAAGCTGCTGCAAAGGTATCGAAGAGTCCGAAGCGCGTCGCGAACCTTCTGCTCGGTGAGTTGATCGGACGTTTGAATGCCGCAGGACTTGAACTTGCGCAGTCGCCCGTGTCGATGAAGGGTATCGTGCAGGCCGCTGATCTTCTCGAAGAAGGCAAGCTTTCTTCCAAGCAGTTGAAGGGACTCTTCGACATCAGCTTTGAGAAGAACGAAGACTTCGCTACCGTCTACGATCGCGAAAAGCCGGAACAGATCAGCGATACCGGTGCGATTGAAAAGATGATCGACGAAGTCATCGCTGCAAACCCCAAGCAGGTGGAGCAGTATAAGGGCGGAAAGACAACGGTCAGCGCGTTCTTCGTTGGCCAGGTGATGCGTCTGTCGAAGGGACAGGCAAATCCCGCTCTGTTGAATGAGCTTGTCGTGAAGAAGCTGAACGAAGCATAA
- a CDS encoding DUF3857 domain-containing transglutaminase family protein: MSPVALPGSLLRAVAASWVMAACCIPAFAKDQVPDWVKTAAQTSTDKVSKEADAAVLLQEVTYSVAPNGLLVEHVRRVVKILRPQGRKQTEMYAYYRSSRDKLNYLHIWSIGPDGKEYAPKDKEQTDLATDGGFELYSDSRVRGLTPPAMDVGAIAAMEYERQEQPYENDIIWIPGEDIPVLRERMTLNLPDGYTYKATWKGKAKAQPVDAEHGKTLWEVVNQQSLVTHDRVPLSPNQITVAPRLDIFYQGPVTTPYGAMTGDWKSIGEWYERLAKDRNKPDPAITAKAQELVAGKTDFRDRVAAVSNFVQGDVRYVAIEIGVGGHQPHAAADIFRARYGDCKDKATLLSAMLDAVGVRSTWVMVDTHRGMINAEAPSLIGNHMIAAIELPANYTPKEMYSVVTAKSGKRFLIFDPTWEKTPFGQLEHELQGSDALLVDGADSQAIRLPILKPEQNHVQRKASFQLAADGTLSGTVTQEEGGDIARTLRALSLNDEKTQQQALDRSLARDLRAFHVEGMKMENTAALDRNLELQYTIKADHFAEPVGNLFAIRPRVLGTESMRVDEKPRILPIDLGETRLIHDDFTIALPTGFSVDELPAPVHLDLGFAAYTSESKVVDHAIHYSRTYTVREVSLPAERYADVKKLARTIDADEQSSAVLKRAN; encoded by the coding sequence ATGTCGCCCGTTGCCCTGCCTGGCAGCCTGCTTCGCGCCGTCGCCGCATCCTGGGTGATGGCAGCATGCTGTATTCCTGCGTTTGCCAAAGATCAGGTCCCGGACTGGGTGAAAACCGCAGCCCAGACCTCCACCGATAAGGTTTCGAAAGAAGCCGACGCCGCTGTCCTGCTGCAGGAAGTCACGTATTCCGTTGCGCCGAATGGCTTGCTCGTGGAGCATGTGCGCCGCGTGGTGAAGATTCTGCGTCCGCAGGGACGCAAGCAGACTGAGATGTACGCGTACTATCGCAGTTCGCGAGACAAGCTGAACTATCTACACATCTGGAGCATCGGTCCCGACGGCAAGGAATACGCTCCGAAAGACAAGGAGCAGACCGATCTTGCCACTGACGGCGGATTTGAGCTGTACAGCGATTCCCGCGTCCGCGGTTTGACGCCACCCGCCATGGATGTGGGCGCAATTGCCGCCATGGAATATGAACGGCAGGAACAGCCCTACGAAAACGACATTATCTGGATTCCGGGAGAGGACATCCCCGTTTTGCGGGAGCGGATGACCTTGAATCTGCCAGACGGTTACACCTACAAAGCGACATGGAAAGGCAAAGCGAAGGCGCAGCCTGTCGATGCCGAACATGGAAAGACGTTGTGGGAGGTGGTGAACCAGCAATCGTTGGTGACGCATGACCGTGTGCCACTATCCCCCAATCAAATTACGGTGGCGCCGCGTCTGGACATCTTCTACCAAGGTCCGGTCACGACTCCGTATGGGGCGATGACTGGCGATTGGAAGAGCATTGGCGAATGGTACGAACGGCTCGCCAAGGATCGCAACAAACCCGATCCAGCGATTACTGCGAAAGCCCAGGAGTTAGTCGCTGGAAAGACTGACTTCCGCGATCGCGTAGCAGCAGTATCGAATTTCGTACAAGGCGACGTTCGTTACGTGGCCATTGAAATTGGTGTAGGTGGCCACCAGCCACACGCGGCAGCGGACATCTTCCGCGCACGTTATGGCGATTGCAAGGACAAAGCCACACTGCTAAGCGCGATGCTGGATGCAGTTGGCGTGCGCTCGACGTGGGTGATGGTGGATACGCATCGCGGCATGATCAACGCGGAAGCGCCATCTCTGATTGGCAACCACATGATTGCTGCCATTGAATTGCCCGCGAACTACACGCCGAAAGAGATGTACAGCGTGGTCACGGCGAAGAGCGGCAAGCGCTTCCTGATCTTCGATCCCACATGGGAGAAGACACCTTTCGGCCAGCTTGAACATGAGTTGCAAGGCAGCGATGCGTTGTTGGTTGATGGAGCAGACAGCCAGGCTATCCGACTGCCAATACTGAAGCCTGAGCAGAACCATGTTCAGCGCAAAGCCAGTTTCCAACTCGCGGCGGATGGCACGCTTTCTGGAACCGTCACGCAGGAAGAAGGCGGCGACATTGCTCGTACCCTGCGTGCACTCTCACTGAATGATGAGAAAACGCAGCAGCAAGCGCTGGATCGCTCGCTGGCCAGAGATCTTCGAGCTTTCCACGTGGAGGGCATGAAGATGGAGAACACCGCGGCGCTGGATCGCAACCTGGAGCTTCAATACACGATCAAGGCAGATCACTTCGCAGAACCTGTGGGCAATCTTTTCGCGATCCGTCCACGTGTGTTGGGAACAGAATCGATGAGGGTGGACGAGAAACCACGCATCCTTCCCATTGATCTTGGTGAAACGCGCCTTATCCATGATGACTTCACGATTGCTTTGCCAACAGGCTTCTCTGTGGATGAACTGCCTGCACCGGTGCATCTTGATCTTGGCTTCGCAGCCTACACCAGCGAGAGCAAGGTGGTGGACCATGCGATTCATTACAGCCGCACCTACACCGTGCGTGAAGTAAGCCTGCCCGCCGAACGTTATGCGGATGTGAAGAAGCTGGCCCGTACCATTGACGCCGATGAACAGAGTAGCGCGGTATTGAAGCGCGCAAATTAG
- a CDS encoding DUF3857 and transglutaminase domain-containing protein — MKFRLIAAATLALAITPLIHAQQWTAPTPEELKMTSFPEVPGADAIVLNKEEIDDDDMHVQYHYMRIKVLTEKGLKYADIEVDFNKKTDLSGYTIGEFFARTVQPDGTIVPFTGKGMDKVLEKDAINNYTRRAYTLPAAKVGSILEYRYTIRRDDHWFAPARWTMQGDLYIKNEHFLWKPTDKELVGTTRGGREHVSQRLTWAKSLPAGVDVVQHKTPTGRVQMEATVSDVMPFANEQYMPPIYSSRYHVFFYYTPYYNGKDYWDTEIKYWNSDTNKFTGNNGTVSSVAHDVTTGATTDEEKARLLYRYVMTLENTDYTRARSSQEEKKEIKSAEDVLKRKHGSANQIAMTYVALARAAGLKADSMLVADRSYLILDVTWQDISQLTDTIAVVNYGGQDHYLDPGSRYNSFGHLEWDHTISGGIRQDNKNAAQEFSMTPGEPYKYSHTSRVGDLNIADDGHMTGKVILTFEGSPALRWRHVALKNDDAELKDQLKKEIESLLPGGSEVSVASITNLDNGELPLKVEANVSGRIGNSVGSRVMLPSVLFENNSNPRFPHEKRDLGVYFPYSEISQDAVRYTLPANWTVDSAPVNQGTTYEKLAAYSLTSQQKANTITLRRDFIMGDIYFPNDKYKDLRTFYSDFEAKDHSNVVIKRSPATASTGAAPAGAQ, encoded by the coding sequence ATGAAGTTCCGCCTTATCGCAGCCGCAACATTAGCTCTTGCGATCACACCGCTAATCCATGCACAGCAATGGACCGCGCCCACGCCGGAAGAGTTGAAGATGACTTCCTTCCCGGAAGTTCCGGGCGCCGATGCCATTGTGTTGAACAAGGAAGAGATCGACGACGATGACATGCATGTGCAGTACCACTACATGCGCATCAAGGTGCTGACAGAAAAGGGCCTGAAGTACGCAGATATTGAAGTGGACTTCAATAAAAAAACAGATCTGTCCGGTTACACCATTGGCGAATTCTTTGCGCGCACCGTGCAGCCAGACGGGACCATTGTTCCCTTTACTGGAAAGGGCATGGACAAGGTGTTGGAAAAGGACGCGATCAATAACTACACACGGCGCGCTTATACGCTACCAGCCGCCAAAGTAGGCAGCATCCTGGAATATCGCTATACCATCCGCCGCGACGACCATTGGTTCGCACCGGCACGATGGACCATGCAGGGCGACCTCTACATTAAGAATGAGCATTTCCTATGGAAGCCCACGGATAAGGAACTGGTAGGCACTACACGCGGTGGCCGCGAGCACGTTTCGCAGCGCCTGACCTGGGCAAAGTCGCTTCCGGCTGGCGTGGATGTGGTCCAGCACAAAACGCCCACGGGTCGTGTTCAGATGGAGGCCACTGTATCCGACGTAATGCCATTCGCGAACGAGCAGTACATGCCTCCTATCTACTCCTCGCGTTACCACGTGTTCTTTTACTACACGCCTTATTACAACGGTAAAGATTACTGGGATACAGAGATCAAGTACTGGAACTCTGACACGAACAAGTTCACCGGAAATAACGGCACCGTTTCTTCTGTTGCGCATGATGTAACAACAGGCGCAACCACCGATGAAGAGAAGGCACGACTGCTCTACAGGTACGTAATGACCCTGGAGAATACGGACTACACGCGTGCGCGTTCGTCACAGGAAGAGAAGAAAGAGATTAAGTCCGCCGAAGATGTTTTGAAGCGCAAACATGGCTCCGCGAACCAGATTGCGATGACATACGTTGCACTGGCTCGTGCCGCTGGCTTGAAAGCAGATTCCATGCTCGTTGCCGACCGCTCTTACCTCATCCTGGATGTAACTTGGCAGGACATCTCGCAGCTTACGGATACGATTGCGGTCGTTAACTATGGTGGCCAGGATCATTACCTTGACCCGGGCAGCCGTTACAACTCCTTTGGCCATCTGGAATGGGACCACACCATTTCTGGTGGAATCCGTCAGGACAACAAAAATGCGGCGCAAGAGTTTTCAATGACTCCCGGTGAACCTTATAAGTACTCACACACTTCGCGCGTTGGCGATTTGAACATTGCTGACGATGGTCATATGACCGGGAAAGTGATTTTGACTTTTGAGGGAAGCCCGGCACTTCGCTGGCGCCACGTTGCATTAAAAAATGATGATGCGGAACTGAAAGACCAATTGAAGAAAGAGATCGAATCACTGCTGCCGGGTGGATCGGAAGTCAGCGTTGCGTCCATCACAAACCTGGACAACGGCGAACTTCCACTAAAGGTGGAAGCTAATGTCAGTGGACGAATCGGCAACAGTGTTGGTTCGCGAGTGATGCTGCCCAGCGTTCTGTTTGAGAACAACAGCAATCCACGTTTCCCGCACGAAAAGCGTGATCTGGGTGTCTATTTTCCGTACTCGGAAATCAGTCAAGATGCGGTGCGCTACACGCTGCCCGCGAACTGGACGGTGGACTCTGCTCCTGTAAATCAGGGGACAACGTATGAAAAGCTGGCAGCTTACTCGCTCACCTCGCAGCAGAAAGCAAACACCATCACTCTGCGGCGCGACTTCATCATGGGCGATATCTATTTCCCGAACGATAAGTACAAGGATCTGCGCACGTTCTATAGCGACTTTGAAGCGAAAGACCACAGCAATGTCGTAATCAAACGGAGCCCTGCAACGGCTTCAACAGGGGCAGCTCCCGCAGGCGCACAATAA
- the mfd gene encoding transcription-repair coupling factor yields the protein MILPFVRDMIADLEHTEPFERLRRHLSGGSGRRRVSGLTATARSIYLPLMIRASNAPALILVSDNKAAEALHEQLNATCELTGALKCEEVLRLPAHDVLPFESLSPHAEIAEQRASTLWKICTGAARVVIAPLEAACMILFGRDYYAALTIELKRGEEHDTTMLLEHLLTVGYTRVDVVEMPGQVTLRGGIMDVYSPEMDRPVRIDFFGDEIESMRKFDPETQRSSSPVDEITLLPLTETPVTEKLLGAVHARLVRGGAAGAELEGGEEPREIASSVGNVSVFPGWEFFAPVAGAASTLLDLMGPKTRVYVEEPAMVKNQGERWWNKIEQRHDRSGIGNLVKPGDIYISPWDLEDRIRRYPGVELDQLGAVDVLDPDTSSQTEIEFASRPTMRFHGSIPAFTEHLKSLQQADARVIIAAPNQGEVERLAGMLQEYGLAYRIGSRVQQQSGSATVYEESSYLTGDIRTPVIVRTPLAAGVQFLDLDKATARQLIIFGAQDLNDEADVHARPVQRKSKTAAFISDFRDLTVGDYVVHVEHGIAKYMGLRTIEQEGAPLELMILEFADEAKLYVPLTRLDLIQKYRSSEAGPAPELNKLGGQAWAKTKARVKKAMQDMTEELLKLYAQRQAAMGFAYTQDTQMMREFEDAFDYNETDDQIAAIADIKNDMESNQPMDRLLCGDVGYGKTEVAMRAAFKAVQDSKQVAILTPTTVLAFQHFQSFKKRFARFPVNVELVSRFRTAKEQKRILEDTAEGKVDILIGTHRLLSKDIVFQDLGLLIVDEEQRFGVRHKERLKQMRAHIDVLAMSATPIPRTLHMSLLGLRDMSVIETPPKDRMAIQTIVAKFDEKLLRTAIELELERNGQCYFVHNRVETIYELASKIRELVPQARVITAHGQMAEGELEKAMLAFMNGEYDVLCATSIIENGLDISRANTIIINRADRHGLSELYQLRGRVGRSDRRAYAYLLIPPENELTEIARRRLAALKEFSDLGAGFKIAALDLELRGAGNMLGGEQSGHIEAIGFEMYTSMLQEAVSRIKGELKDERPGVVLNLGISLRIDPTYIAEENQRLRMYKRIAGATDTGVLADVRSEMIDRYGELPDSVANLLAAAEIRLQSERISIAQLDRKRVQMEENRQKVFREMIIIKFDPKAKIDPGMLMKLVSRNTKKGAKFTPQGVLYWPLTSAQSADVIAETKALLEQLDLTPVTA from the coding sequence ATGATTCTCCCCTTTGTCCGCGACATGATAGCGGACCTGGAACATACCGAACCGTTTGAACGCTTGCGCCGCCATCTTTCCGGCGGGTCAGGGCGACGCCGCGTCTCGGGGCTCACGGCGACGGCTCGATCCATTTACCTGCCATTAATGATTCGCGCCAGCAATGCTCCGGCACTGATCCTGGTCAGTGACAACAAGGCTGCAGAAGCGCTTCACGAACAACTGAACGCCACCTGCGAACTGACCGGCGCGCTGAAGTGCGAAGAGGTGCTGCGCCTGCCAGCGCACGACGTTCTGCCGTTTGAGAGTCTGTCGCCGCACGCCGAGATCGCAGAGCAGCGTGCAAGCACTCTATGGAAGATCTGCACCGGTGCCGCGCGGGTGGTGATTGCGCCGTTGGAAGCTGCGTGCATGATCCTGTTTGGTCGCGACTATTATGCGGCACTCACCATTGAGTTAAAGCGCGGCGAAGAGCATGACACCACCATGCTGCTGGAACACCTGCTCACGGTGGGTTACACGCGTGTCGATGTAGTGGAAATGCCTGGGCAGGTAACGCTACGCGGCGGCATCATGGATGTTTATTCGCCAGAGATGGATCGGCCCGTGCGCATTGATTTCTTCGGCGACGAGATCGAGTCCATGCGCAAGTTCGATCCGGAGACGCAGCGCTCGTCTTCACCCGTGGACGAAATTACGCTGCTGCCGCTCACGGAAACTCCGGTTACTGAAAAGTTGTTGGGCGCAGTACATGCACGGCTTGTGCGCGGTGGCGCGGCTGGCGCCGAACTGGAAGGCGGCGAAGAGCCGCGCGAAATTGCATCCAGTGTTGGCAATGTCTCCGTCTTTCCCGGATGGGAATTCTTTGCTCCTGTGGCAGGCGCGGCAAGCACGCTGCTGGACCTGATGGGCCCAAAGACACGCGTGTATGTGGAAGAGCCCGCCATGGTGAAAAACCAAGGCGAGCGCTGGTGGAACAAGATTGAACAGCGACACGATCGCAGCGGCATTGGCAATCTTGTAAAGCCGGGCGACATCTATATCTCACCGTGGGATCTTGAAGATCGCATCCGCCGCTACCCCGGCGTGGAACTCGATCAACTTGGCGCTGTCGATGTTCTTGATCCAGACACATCTTCACAGACGGAGATTGAATTTGCATCGCGCCCCACAATGCGTTTTCACGGTTCCATTCCTGCGTTCACGGAGCACCTGAAGTCGCTGCAGCAAGCTGATGCGCGCGTGATAATCGCCGCGCCCAATCAGGGCGAAGTGGAACGGCTTGCAGGCATGTTGCAGGAGTACGGGCTGGCTTATCGCATTGGTTCGCGCGTGCAGCAACAGAGCGGTTCCGCGACAGTATACGAAGAGAGTAGCTATCTCACCGGCGACATTCGCACGCCCGTTATCGTGCGCACGCCGCTCGCTGCAGGCGTGCAGTTTCTTGATCTGGACAAAGCGACAGCGCGGCAACTTATCATCTTTGGCGCGCAGGATCTGAATGATGAAGCGGATGTGCATGCGCGTCCTGTGCAACGTAAATCGAAAACAGCAGCATTCATCAGCGACTTCCGCGACCTTACCGTGGGTGACTACGTTGTCCACGTAGAGCACGGCATTGCGAAGTACATGGGCCTGCGCACGATTGAACAAGAAGGCGCGCCGCTTGAATTGATGATCCTGGAGTTTGCCGATGAGGCAAAGCTCTATGTGCCGCTGACGCGTCTTGATCTGATTCAGAAGTACCGCAGTAGCGAAGCCGGGCCTGCACCGGAACTGAACAAGTTGGGCGGACAGGCGTGGGCCAAGACAAAGGCTCGCGTAAAGAAGGCCATGCAGGACATGACGGAGGAGTTGCTGAAGCTTTATGCGCAGCGACAGGCCGCCATGGGTTTTGCGTACACGCAGGACACGCAGATGATGCGTGAGTTTGAAGACGCCTTCGACTACAACGAAACCGACGACCAGATCGCCGCAATTGCGGACATCAAGAACGACATGGAATCGAATCAGCCGATGGATCGGCTGCTATGCGGTGACGTGGGTTACGGCAAGACCGAAGTGGCAATGCGTGCCGCGTTCAAGGCAGTGCAGGATTCAAAACAGGTGGCGATTCTTACGCCAACGACGGTACTCGCATTCCAACACTTTCAATCGTTCAAGAAACGCTTCGCGCGTTTCCCTGTGAATGTGGAGCTTGTATCGCGCTTCCGCACCGCGAAAGAACAGAAGAGGATTCTGGAAGACACTGCGGAGGGCAAAGTCGATATTCTCATCGGCACACATCGCCTGCTGTCGAAAGACATTGTCTTTCAAGACCTGGGTCTTCTCATCGTCGATGAAGAACAGCGCTTTGGTGTGCGACATAAGGAACGCCTCAAGCAGATGCGCGCACACATTGATGTGCTTGCGATGTCTGCTACGCCCATCCCACGCACACTTCACATGAGCCTGCTGGGCCTGCGCGATATGAGTGTGATTGAAACGCCGCCCAAAGATCGAATGGCGATTCAGACCATCGTGGCGAAGTTTGATGAGAAGCTGTTGCGCACCGCCATTGAATTGGAACTGGAACGTAACGGCCAGTGCTACTTCGTACACAATCGCGTGGAGACGATCTACGAGCTTGCGTCGAAGATTCGTGAACTTGTGCCGCAGGCACGCGTGATCACGGCGCATGGACAGATGGCCGAAGGCGAGTTGGAAAAAGCGATGCTCGCCTTTATGAACGGTGAGTATGACGTTCTGTGCGCCACCAGCATTATTGAAAATGGCCTCGACATTTCAAGAGCGAACACCATCATCATTAACCGTGCAGATCGTCACGGATTGAGCGAGTTGTATCAGCTACGTGGGCGCGTGGGCCGTAGCGATCGCCGCGCATACGCGTACTTGCTAATCCCACCAGAGAACGAACTTACAGAGATCGCGCGCAGACGCTTGGCCGCATTGAAAGAGTTCAGCGACCTTGGCGCAGGCTTCAAGATTGCCGCGCTTGATCTCGAATTGCGTGGCGCCGGAAACATGCTGGGTGGCGAACAGAGCGGCCACATTGAAGCCATCGGTTTTGAGATGTATACATCGATGCTGCAGGAAGCTGTAAGCCGCATTAAGGGTGAACTGAAGGACGAGCGCCCGGGTGTGGTGCTGAACCTTGGCATCTCGCTGCGCATTGATCCCACGTATATCGCCGAAGAGAATCAGCGCCTCCGTATGTACAAACGCATTGCTGGCGCAACCGACACGGGTGTTCTTGCGGACGTTCGTTCCGAGATGATTGATCGCTACGGCGAGCTTCCCGACTCCGTGGCGAATCTGCTTGCAGCAGCCGAGATTCGTTTGCAGAGTGAGCGCATCAGCATTGCACAGCTTGATCGCAAACGTGTGCAGATGGAAGAGAACCGTCAGAAGGTCTTCCGCGAGATGATCATCATCAAGTTCGATCCGAAGGCGAAGATCGATCCTGGCATGCTGATGAAGCTGGTGTCGCGCAATACGAAGAAGGGCGCGAAGTTTACACCGCAAGGTGTACTCTACTGGCCTCTGACCAGCGCGCAATCGGCGGATGTAATCGCAGAGACGAAAGCATTGCTGGAACAGCTTGATCTAACGCCGGTGACTGCATGA
- a CDS encoding YdeI/OmpD-associated family protein, which produces MKTKPRSFKATLEKMQDTLGWTIVPVPFDPAKVWPEKIRQRIKGTINGFAFRTSLFPVTGKTGTYFLLVNRSMQVGGDASLGHVASFTLEPDLDPRPAELPEELDALLDEEPGLREYYESFTEYTRREMGKWILGVKSDEARMRRAQQGAERMLFAMEGERELPPAIAKALNARPKAKAGWAKMTELQRRNGLLAVGYYQTPESRAKRIQKLCDEAEKRAGK; this is translated from the coding sequence ATGAAGACAAAACCGCGATCTTTCAAGGCCACGCTTGAGAAGATGCAGGACACGCTTGGTTGGACGATTGTCCCCGTGCCGTTTGATCCAGCAAAAGTGTGGCCAGAGAAGATTCGCCAGCGCATCAAAGGTACTATCAACGGCTTCGCGTTTCGCACCTCGCTCTTCCCTGTCACGGGCAAAACCGGCACTTACTTTTTGCTGGTGAATCGATCCATGCAAGTAGGTGGCGACGCATCTCTGGGCCATGTGGCATCGTTCACGCTTGAGCCCGATCTTGATCCACGACCGGCAGAATTACCAGAAGAACTGGACGCGCTGCTGGATGAGGAGCCTGGCCTTCGTGAATACTACGAATCCTTTACGGAGTACACGCGCCGTGAGATGGGTAAGTGGATTCTGGGTGTGAAAAGCGACGAAGCAAGGATGCGTCGTGCGCAGCAGGGCGCAGAACGGATGCTGTTTGCCATGGAGGGCGAACGTGAGCTTCCGCCTGCCATTGCAAAGGCGCTGAATGCGCGTCCCAAAGCAAAGGCTGGCTGGGCAAAGATGACAGAGTTGCAGCGCCGCAATGGATTGTTGGCCGTGGGCTACTACCAGACGCCCGAATCACGCGCCAAACGCATCCAGAAGTTATGCGACGAAGCGGAAAAACGCGCCGGAAAGTAA